The following are from one region of the Sebastes fasciatus isolate fSebFas1 unplaced genomic scaffold, fSebFas1.pri Scaffold_46, whole genome shotgun sequence genome:
- the LOC141763804 gene encoding uncharacterized protein LOC141763804: MMMSSREVKEYLRHHQLPQLLESLLTGLLYHHPEDPVSFLQSCLITTRQLGGPEAVTWDTFTHLERHQLSPGHPKTASVHPKTASVPRNTASVPPKIASIPPITASVPPNTASVPPKIASVPPITASVPPITASVPPKTASVPPITPQTPQTTASITPIPKTSPPTAQILSPTSTTAPPTHGPHFPSIKPKTSALAPLTPQVFSVNNKTPSGPPKTGSETKYLPPAPPGPAVTPPVHTERTEQRDTKTFSTEAPAPGPPPPGPPPPGPPPPLVRSQLSID, translated from the exons AGTTTGTTAACAGGTCTTCTGTATCATCATCCTGAGGACCCCGTCAGCTTCCTGCAGAGCTGCCTGATCACAACCAGACAGCTGGGGGGTCCTGAGGCCGTCACCTGGGACACCTTCACCCACCTGGAGAGACACCAGCTGAGCCCCGGACACCCCAAAACAGCATCTGTACACCCCAAAACAGCATCTGTACCCCGCAATACAGCATCTGTACCCCCCAAAATAGCATCTATACCCCCTATAACAGCATCTGTACCCCCCAATACAGCATCTGTACCCCCCAAAATAGCATCTGTACCCCCTATAACAGCATCTGTACCCCCTATAACAGCATCTGTACCCCCCAAAACAGCATCTGTACCCCCTATAACACCCCAGACACCCCAAACAACAGCATCAATAACCCCAATACCCAAAACATCCCCTCCTACAGCTCAGATATTATCCCCAACATCCACAACAGCCCCACCAACACATGGGCCCCACTTTCCCTCCATTAAGCCCAAAACATCTGCCTTAGCACCTCTGACACCCCAGGTGTTCTCCGTCAACAATAAAACCCCATCTGGACCCCCCAAAACTGGTTCTGAAACCAAATACCTCCCCCCAGCTCCGCCTGGACCTGCAGTGACCCCACCTGTCCACACTGAGAGGACGGAGCAACGAGACACAAAGACATTCAGCACAGAAG CTCCCGCTCCTGGTCCTCCACCTCCTGGTCCTCCACCTCCtggtcctccacctcctctagTCCGGTCTCAGCTCTCCATAGAC
- the LOC141763807 gene encoding adenylate kinase isoenzyme 5-like, with translation MTESSGLLLEVSTLPPQRPRPLIIFIIGGPGSGKGSQAARLAHRFSFRVISLDELLRKQLLSHASPSRKWEVISEMMGHGELGPQEETISELRRQLIGQQEVRGFIVDGFPRDVHQALSFQEQIGSPDLVMLLLCSNETLRCRLQQRAAQLGLLGDNSHALRRRLETFQRHIVSISRYYRQLHLLTQVDADREEEQVFADLNSFIREKMLLTDSSVNAAVLSIHQ, from the exons ATGACGGAAAGTTCTGGACTCTTGCTGGAAGTCAGCACCCTGCCTCCTCAGAGGCCACGCCccctcatcatcttcatcatcg GTGGTCCAGGAAGTGGGAAGGGAAGTCAGGCGGCTAGGCTCGCTCACCGCTTCAGCTTCAGAGTCATCTCATTGGACGAGCTGCTCAGGAAGCAGCTGCTAAGCCACGCCTCCCCCAGCAGGAAGTGggaggtcatttcagagatgaTGGGTCATGGAGAGCTGGGACCACAG GAGGAAACCATTTCAGAGCTGAGGCGTCAGCTGATTGGTCAGCAGGAGGTCAGAGGGTTCATCGTGGACGGGTTCCCTCGAGACGTCCACCAGGCCCTCAGCTTCCAGGAACAG ATTGGCTCTCCTGACCTGgtgatgctgctgctctgctccaaTGAGACGCTGCGCTGTCGTCTGCAGCAACGAGCCGCTCAACTCGGTCTCCTAGGAGACAACAGCCACGCCCTGCGGAGACGCCTGGAGACGTTTCAGAGACACATCGTCTCCATCAGCAGATACTACAGACAGCTACACCTGCTAACACAG GTGGATGCGGACCGGGAGGAGGAGCAGGTATTTGCTGATCTGAATTCATTCATCAGAGAAAAAATGCTTTTAACGGATTCGTcag TGAATGCAGCAGTGCTGTCCATCCATCAATAA